The sequence below is a genomic window from Cystobacter fuscus DSM 2262.
GTCTTGAGCGCGGCGCTGATCGGCGTGCTCGTTTCGCGCACCCTCTCGGGCTTCGTGGGCGCGCACCTGGGTTGGCGCGGCGTGTTCTTCGTGGCCTCCGCGACCATGTTCGTACTCGCGGTGCTGCTGCGGCTCGGGCTGCCACGCTACGAGTCGCCCACGCGCCTGTCGTATCCGCGGCTGCTCCACTCGGTGTGGAGTCTGTTTCGCGACCTGGCCGAGCTGCGAGCGATCGCCCTGACCGGCGCGCTGATGTACGCCGCGCTCTCGGCCTTCTGGGCCTCGCTCGCCTTCTATCTGCAAAGCGATGCCTTCCGCATGGGCCCGGAGACGGCGGGCATGTTCGGCCTGATCGGCGCGGCTGGGGCGCTCGCCGCCAACCTGACCGGCCGCAACGTGGAGCGCCTGGGTGCCCGGCGGCTCGTGCGGGGAAGCATCCTGCTGATGCTGTTGGCCTGGATGGTGTTCGCGGGCCTGGGCGCCACGTGGGCGGGGCTCATCACCGGCGTGCTCCTGCTGGATCTCGGCGCGCAGACGGCGACGGTCTCGAACCAGACCGACCTCTACCGCATCCACCCGGAAGCACAGACACGGCTCAATACCATCTACAAAGTCTTCTATTACGCGGGCGGAGCGTGCGGTTCCTGGCTCGGCACGGCCGCATGGGACCATTTCGCGTGGCCTGGCGTCTGCGCGGTGGGCGTGATGTTCCTGCTGCTCGCCTTCGCGTGGGAGCGCCTGCGGCCCGCGGCGCGCGCGAGCGGAGGACGGCCGTAGCGGAGTGTGGGTCCGCTGTGTTTCCGGATGGCGCTCCGGCACGGCTCGAAGGCATCCTGCCTGGACGATGAACGACCAGGAGCTGCTGGAGAAGACGCTGCACGTGGCCAGGGAAGCGGGCATGTTCCTGCTTCGCAAGCAGGGCTCCGTGCTCCCGTTCGGGCTGACCCTCGACCCGGCGGGCGACAATCCACGAACCTATTTTCCCCGGGACCAACTGCCACGCGCCTCCTGGGACGAGCTGCTCGATGCCACCCTCGCGCATCTCGAGCGCCGCATCGGCTCGGGCGACGTTGGGGCGATCGCGCTCGTCACCACGCTCGAATCCGGAAGCGAGTCCGGCATGGGCGTCCAGGTCGAGACACGCTCCTCCTCGCTGTTCCTCGTGTACCCCTACACCGGAACCGGGCAGAGCCGGAGTCTCGGGGAGCCCCAGCCGGCGGAGGGGTTGCTCGTTGGACCGCTCCTGGCGCCATAGCGGGTGCCGGGGTCCCACTCCAGGTCACAGCACCTTCACGGACGGGCACATCACACGAATAAAAAGAAAAATCTTTTTATTCCAACTTAACCCGTTTTTTCTGGAACAGACACCTATTCACGGCGAACGGGTTGGCGCCAGCCAGCCCCCTTCAAGGTGAGGGTGTCCATGTTTCGAAATCTCGTCTCCGTCCGGAAGTTGATCGCGGGCACGCTGGCGTTTTCCCTCGGCTGTGGAGTGCCCCCCGGTCCCGGCATGGAGGAGGAGACCGGGCCGGCCACCGAGTCCACCCAGGGGTTGGGTGCAACGGAGCGTGCGCTGGCCTCGGACCGGGCGTACCAGTGGCTCAAGGTGCAGCAGGATCTGACGAACGGGAGCGCCCTGAGCGGACTCGTCGACAGCTTCGATGACTGGTGGAACGCCACCGAGCGCAAGCAGATCGTCTACACCTACGATCAGGCCGTGGCCGCCATCGCCTTCATGGCCAAGGGCGACCGCGTGCGCGCCGAGAAGGTGCTCGACAAGCTCGTCGCCATCCAGGATCCGGATGGCTCGTGGATCAACTCCTACTGGTGGAACGGCTACGGCGAGGAGATCCGCAAGCACGTGGGCCCGGTGGCCTGGGTCACCATGGCCTTCATGACCCACGAGAAGCTCTACGGCTCCACCACCTACCGGACCCCCGCCCGGAAGGCGTTGGAGTGGATGCTCACGTTCAAGAAGCCCAACGGCGCCATCTCCGGCGGACGCACCACCTGGGACATCCAGGGCGTCTGGACGGACGAGGTCTGGAGCTCCACCGAGCACAACGAGGACGTCTACAACCTCTACCGCTACTACGCGGGCAAGTTCTCCGACCGCACCACGGCGTACAACGACGCCGCCCAGGGCGTGAAGCAGTTCCTCGACAACGTGATGTGGAACAACACCACGCAGCGCTTCTACGGCGGGTGGAAGAACAACACCGGCCTGCTGGACACGAACGTTCCCCTGGACGTCAATCCCTGGGGCGTCCTCGCGCTCGGCTTGTCGGGCACCCGGGACTACAAGGCCTCGCTCGCCTCCGTCGACAACGCCCGGGGCGTTGGCACCGTCGCGGATCCCCGGTACGTGCACTCCCTGCCGTACGAGAACACCACCATCACCGCCTACGACTTCGACTGGCAGTACGACTGCGCCCGGGCCACTGATCAGAACGGCAACTACAACGGCGACCGGTGCGCGGACATCTGGTTCGAGGGCTCGGCCTTCATGTCGGTCGCCCACTACATGAATGGCAACACGACCAAGGCCGACTCCATCATCGACGAAATCATCAAGAAGCAGGGCACGAGCGGCTCGCTGCTCGGCGGCGTCCCCTACTCCCTCAAGGGCACCAGCAACAACTACTGGCGCATGGCGCAGGAAAACTGCGTGTCGAGCACCGGCTGGCTCATCCTCGCCATCCACCGCTTCAATCCCTTCACCGGCTCCGTGGTGAATGGCGGCGGCGGAAACCCGACCGACACCCAGGCGCCCTCCGCGCCGTCCTCCCTGAAGGTCTCGTCCACGACGAGCAGCAGCGTGGCGCTGTCCTGGACGGCGTCCACGGACAACGTCGGCGTCGCGAGCTACGACATCTATCGGGGCTCGACGCTGGTGGGCTCCAGCTCGGCCACCACCTTCACCGTGAGCGGCCTGTCGGCCAGCACCACGTACTCCTTCTCCATCAAGGCGCGCGACGCCGCCGGCAACACCTCCGCGGCGAGCAACACCGTCAGCGCCACCACCAGCGCCTCGGGCACCGGCGGCGACCACACGACGGCCGACTACACCGCCAGCGTCACCCGGACCTCCAGCACCCAGGCCAGAATCTCCTTCAAGCCCACCATCTCCGCCCTCTACGTGGACGTGCACTACACGCTCAATGGCGGCGGCCAGCAGAACTTCCGGATGGCGCTCGCCAACGGAACCTGGACGCAGGACGTGGCGGGCCTGAGCACGGGCAGCCGGCGCGAGTACTGGTTCACCTACGAGAAGTCCGGCCCCCAGTACGACTCGCCCCACTACACCTATACGCACTGAGCCGTCACGTTCAGCGCAACCTGTCCACGGCGAGCGGACCCTGGCCCACCCCGGGCACCACGTGCGCCGGCTGACCGGGGACAGGGCCGTGCCACGGCCGGCGAAGGGGCCGTGGCACTCGACAGCCGCCGGGTCTACTTCCCCGGCCAGCTCAGCGCGCCCCGGCTCGTCACCGTGCCGGCGGCCACCCCGAGCGCCTGCGCCACGTCCGCGGGCAGCGGCTTGCCGCTCTGGTACGCGGGGCTCGTGCCGCGCACGGCGTAGTCGTGCAGCTCCTGGTTCACGAAGAAGGGGTCCCCTCCGGACGCGATGTCGTGCCCGTGGCTCTCCCAGCCGTGGCCCGCCTGGAGCGCGGCCAGCGAGGTGTAGTTCACGCCGCCGGTGTCCACCCAGTTGACCAGCGACTTCCCGCCTCCGCCGGAGCGGTAGTAGCTGTTGTAGTCCAGGCCCGAGAAGAAGGTGTTGGGGCCCGTGTTGGTGTAGTTGGAGTCGGAGCGGGACGCCTTCAGGGTGGTGATGTTTCCGCCCGACAGGATGTTGTTCGCCACGTCGACGTTGGCGGTGTCCGGGCCGATGTCCGAGCCGCGCTTGTCGGACTCGTTGCGCGCGTCGTCGTAGATCCAGATGTTGATGGCCGCGTTGTTGACGAGCGTGTTGTTGTAGATCTTCGTGTTCGACGAGCAGGACTGGATGCCGTAGCTGGCGTTGTCGTAGATGAGGTTGGACGCGATGATGCCGGTGTCGGAGACCTCGTAGAAGAGGCCCGTCTTGTTGTTGCGGGCGATGTTGTAGACCATCACCCCGCCGCGGCAGTCCTCGTCACACCAGAAGCCCGCGCCCCCCACGTTGTTCTCGAAGACGCTGTGGCGCACCGTGAAGCCATTCATGTGCGCGATCTTCACGCCCGCCTGCGCGCAGGAGCGGGAGCAGTTCGTGCCGAAGCGCTCCGTGTTGTTGGCGTTGACGAGGATTTCCTCGAGCAGCAGGCCGTCGTAGCCGACCGTGGCACTGTTCGTCTGGCCATTGGAGCCGATGGCGGTGAAGCCGTTGTGCGCGAAGACGGACCGGCGCACGACCCCGCCCTGGGACTTGATGCTGAGCGAGCCGGCCGCCATCTGCGTGAAGACACAGTTCTCGACCAGCGATTGGGTCGCGCCGATGTAGACGGCCGAGTTCGTGGTGTTGCTGTACTCGTTCGTCGCGTAGCGCCTGAAGCCCAGGCCCTTGAGGGCATAGCCCGTGCCGCCCAGGACGAGGGCGACGGGGCGAGCGGCCACCTCCACGGTGTGGCCGCTCGGGTTGGTCGCGATGTAGAGGCGGCGGTTGGTCCAGTCGTAGAAGAAGTTGCCCGGGGTGGCCTCCGCGAGCGTCTTCACCTCGTGCACGTAGGCCCCGTCGATGAAGACCATCTGCGGGTCGCCCGCGGCGGGGTTGGCCGGGTCGCCATACATGTCGAAGTGGGCGCAGGGGCCCGTGTTGGTGGTGGGCTGGGCGTCGTACTTGTAGTTGTAGTAGCCGCCGTTGCAGAAGCTGGGCGTGCTCCAGTCGATGTACCAGTGGCCGGCGCCATCGCTCGTCCAGCTGGAGGCCGGCTTCACGTCCGTGCCGTCGAACCAGACCGTCTCGTGCGGGTAGGCCTGGAAGGTGATGGGCTTGGTGGCGACCTTGTAGTTGCCCGCGCCGTTGTTGTACCAGTCACGGTAGGTGCCACCGCGCACGACAATCGTTCCGCCCGAGGGCACCAGGGCGATGGCGCGGTTGAGCGTGGCCACGGGAGCGGCCTGAGTCCCCGGGTTGCCGTCACTGCCATTCGTGGCCATGAAAATGGCTCCGGCCGGGATGGCATAGTCGGTGTCCGGAATCGTCTTGCCGGAGTTGTCGAGTCCGCTGAGGCCCGGCTCGCGCGGCTGCTGTGTCGGAGCGGGGAAGAGCTGGGTCGCGGGGATGACCTGCTTGGGCTGGCTCGCGGAGGACCAGGACAGCCGGGCGACGGCTGACCCCGTCTTGTCGTAGTACTCGAGCTTGATGTCGTACTTCTGGTCCGCCGTCAGCGCGATGGAGCCGCTGTTCTCGACGGAGGAGTGGTCGCTCCAGTTGTTGATGAGTTGCTGGCCGTTGACCCAGAGGCGGACCCCGTCGTCGCTCTGGGTATGGAAGGTATAGGTCTGCGAATGGAGCGGGACGACCTGGCCCGTCCACCGCACGCTGAAGCCATCCACGGGAAGCGCGGGGTCCGGCGCGGCCGTGTTCCAGTCGAAGTCCACCGTGGCATCCGTGCGCTGCCGGATGAGGGACTCGAAGTTCAGGCCCACGAAGTACTGGCCGAGCAGGCCCGTGCCATTGCCCGGCGAGGTCACGGTGTAGGTCACCGTCAGCTTCGGGCGATTGGCGGCGGTGGTGGCCTCGGAGGAGTCGAGCTCCAGTCCGTCCATGTTGGTGGGCGCGTCCAGCACGAAGCCGGCATTGGTGCCCGCGTTGCGCACCCAATCCTGGATGGCCGAGACACCCGCCGCGTTGAAGTCCACGCCATAGCTGCCCGTCGCCGACGGGAGGAGCGTGGCGAAGGACGTCGTGCCCCGGTCCGAGGCGCCGCTGGCGCCGCCCGCGCTCCAGGTGATGGTGCTCGTCGCATTCGTCCAGGTGGCCTGCGACTCGTTCCAGGCCCGGCTCGCGGCGTGGACGAAGTAGCCCTCACCCGTCGTCGCGTTCTTCACGTTGAAGGTCAGCCGGGCCGACTGCACCGTCGCGTTCGAGGGGATGGCGCTGACGTCGAAGCGCAGGAGGGTGTTGGCGACCTTTCCCGTGCCGCTGGGATGGTCACGGTCCATGCGCAAGATGGGGTCGGCGCCGGTGTTGGTGGACGGGGAGCTCTCCAGGAGCGAGGTGTCCGACACGCCGGTATAGGCGGCCGAGGGGGAGACCTGCTCCTGGAAGGACACGGTGACGGTGGTGGCGAGGGCACTGGCGCCGTCCGCCGCCTCGATGGTCCCGGCGGCGGGTTCACCGTCGCAGGCCAGGGTGAACAGGGCGAGCAGGAGCGCGCCCTGGAGGTCGCGGCGAGCGCCAGGCCCGTGCCGCGAAGGCCGTGTGTTCTTGTCGATGTGCATCGTTTCCTCGGGGATGCCAGGACCGCGGCATCCTGGGGTGGGGAGTACACCCCGAGGAGGGAACGACTCCGCCGACGTCCCAACAAAAGAGGGGCTGAGCCGGTCAGGGCCGCGCGTCACTGTCCTGGGAGCCGGAACACGCGCACGTAGTCCACCTCCATGGCCGCGGGGAGCGTCGCGGCCAGATTGCCGTCGCTGTAGCCGGTCGCCGTCTCGATGCCCGTGTATCCATACGTGGAGTAGCGAGGGAAGCCACCGCCGAAGGCCAGGTTGAGATGAATCGAGTGCTCGTAGGCGAAGACAGTCGAGAGCGGGCTCGTGGGCGGGTTGTTCGGGAAGACACTAGTCAAGCTCCGATCGAACACCTTGGAGCCGTCCGGGCGATAGCGATAGAGATTCCCGTCGGCATCCAGGTAGCGCATGGGCTTTCCATCGACGTACCAGGTGATTCGATCGGGCTGCCAGAGGAAGCCGTAGCGCACGAACCGCGTGCTGGTCTCACCGTCCACGAAGTTGCTCGGAGTCAGCTGAGGGCCGAAGTTGCTCGAGCCCTGGTAGGAGTCTCCCGTCCGCACGTTGTACATCGCGGCGGACGAGGTGTTGCATGACGCTCGACCGGTGCACGCGTAGTGGAAGGTCCCATGCGTCAGGTCGGGGCGCGCACCGAGCAGCTCGGTGACGTCGAACTCACCGTAGGCGGGCCACGTCCCCGGTGTAGAGCCATCACCGGGTCCGACCAGCCAGAAAGCCCCCCAGTAGGGGTTTCCCTTGGGCATCTTGATGCGCGCCTCGGTGTACCCATACCGGAACTTGAACTTCAGCGGTCCGCCCTGGTTGCGGGTCGTGAGGAAGCCGGACGTGAAGTAGTAGGTCCGGGTCCCCGTATCGGGGTTGGTCGCGCCGCAGGTCACCGTCTCGCGGCGCGCGGTGATCTTCAGGGTGCCACCCCCAACGCTCACGTTGCGAGCGAAGTAGCACTGATCTTCCTTGTTGCTGCTGCCGTAGTTGGAGTTCTCGAACGTGTTCCACTTGGACGAGTCCACCGTGCTGTTTTCAAACTCATCACCCCACACCAGGCTGTAGCCGGGGGGCGCATCGGCCGAGCCGAGCACCGGCGGCTCCCCATCGGCCATCAGGAGCGAAACGCCGCCGGGGTGGGCCTCGGTCTCGGGCCGTGGAGACCCACCACAACCTCCGCTCGTGACGAGACACAGGGCCGCCGCCATCCAGGGGCTCGAGCCCCAACCGCCACGAAGAAGTCGCGAGTGATGCATGCCGGGCCTCCCAAGGCAAAGCACTCCCTTACAACCGACGCTCCAACATGTAAATCAATTTATACTTGTTTTACATGAATTCATCGTTGTATTCCAGCGGAGGGCTCGCATCCGAGTAGAGTCGAGCGCCATGAAAGCCCTGCACCGCAAAGAGCTCTACGGCTGGTCCGTCTTCGACGAGGCGCGCAACCTGGACTTCCACAGCGTCCTGTGGGTGCGCCCCGAGGGCAACGTGGTCATCGATCCGCTCCCGCTGTCCACGCACGATGCCGCGCACCTGCGCTCGCTCGGAGGCGTGGCCTGGGTGGTGGTGACCAACTCGGAGCATGTCCGCACCACCCGCGAGCTGGTCTCCGCCTTCGGCGCGAAGGTGGCCGGCCCCCGCGCCGAGGCGGAGAGCTTTCCTCTCCGGTGTGACCGGTGGCTCTCCACGGGCGAGGAGCTCGTCCCCGGGCTGGTGGCGGTGGAGCTGCACGGCTCCAAGACGCCCGGCGAGCTGGCCCTGCTTCTGGAGGACACGACGCTGGTGACGGGGGACCTGATTCGCGGCCACCTGGGCGGGCGGCTCAACCTGCTGCCGGAGGCGAAGCTGAAGGACCCCGTCCAGGCCCGCGCCTCGGTGCGCGAGCTGCTCGCACGAGGGCCGCGCATCGACGCGGTGCTGGTGGGCGATGGTTGGCCGGTGTTCCGCGGCGGGCGCGCGGCCCTGGAGGAGCTCTCCCCAGCGGTATCAGTCAGCCGGTGAGGTGAAGGGCCATTCGCCCAATCGCCAGAGCAATGCCGCCCGCCGCGTCAGGGGTTCCTCGGCTTCGAGGGAGATCTCCATCCCCCTCATTCGAGCCAATACCAACAGCGCGCAACTGTCCGTTTGAAGCGTCAGCCGAGCAGGCAGCGTGCTTCGCAGCAGCAGCCCACTCTCGACCGCATAGCGCAAGGCGGCGAACCGTTTACTCGACAGAACGAGGAGCGAGGCATGGACGAGCTCCGCGTCATTGTTCGCGCTCCCCCGCACGCCGTTCCACACATCATCCCGAGGATGAACGAGACCGGATTCGAGCCACTCGGCCCACGAGCCTTCTAGTTCGTCGGCCGCGCGTTCAAACTCTCGGCCGGACAGGAGGCAGAGTTGCCGGGCAAGGAGCATTGTCGCGGCGGAGAGTTCGATCTCTGGCAGTTCGCGCTCGAGGAAGCGCAAGCGGAACTCGGCCACCGCGGCATGGTCGTTGGTCGCGATCGCTTCCAGCAGGCCACCCATCAAAAGATCGCAGAGGACCATCAGATACTCCCCTGCCTGTGGGCGATCACTGCCGGACCAGAGTGCCTCCGGCGCGTTGGAGCGAATGAGCGCGAGCCACGCTCGGAGGTGGCTCGCGAGAAGCTTCGAAATTCAAGCGCCAGAGTCATGAAATTCGCCAGCTCCCTTCACACCGTTACTGAGCATTGATGCGCGCATACACCCAGTCAGCACCCAATGCGCCTCCAATTCCGCCAATGATGCCACCGACAACGCCCCCGACCAGCCCCGTAACGAGTGCGCCGGGTCCAGTTTCAATGCCGAGCGCGGCACCGCCGACCGCGAACAATTGTCCTACGGCCCAGGCACCTGCGAAGCCTCCGGCCGCTCTTGTCATCAGTGCAGGTGCAAGCCCAGCTCCTCGAAACCGTGGATGAGCCGTTCGCGGATGCGTGACTCGCCTTCACTCGCGTTCGTGTCATGGTGGCGCAACGGGCCGAAGTCCAGGCCCGTCAGCCGTTCGATCTCCGCCACCGAGCTGCGGAACTCGTGGATCTCCGACGTGTCGCTCAGGTCCTCCGCTCCACGTCCCATCTTCTCGGGGAGGCCGCCCGGGAGCAGTTCCCCCTGACTGGCCCGGATGGCGGTGGCCCGGAGCTGGTCATCCTGGACGAAGACCACGATCTTCCAGAAGGCCCGCGGCACCTTCACGTACCGGTACTCCGGATCATCGTCCTCGAAGACGGGCCCGGTGAAGACGATGATCCGCTCGCGGTCTGCGATGGCGTTGTCCTCCAGCAACCACCGCTCGATTCCCTGCCAATACTGAGCGCGCTGGTTGAAGCGCGACTCCTGCGGCGCGCAGTTGGTGAAGTGGAAGGTGTCCGCGTTGGCGCGCTGGGCGCGGGTGCTCGTCCCCCATGCCGGGTCCAGCCTGCGCACCAGGTGTCCGCGATCGAAGGTGCGCGGCCGCTGGTGGTCGTACAGGTCCTGATGGCACTGCGCGTCCGGCGAGATGCGCTCGTCCACGGACCAGACCTCGGCCGCCTCGGCGGACTCTCGTGATTCACCGGTGGCGCGGTTGATGGAGACCCAGGTGGAGCCATCGATGTTGCACGCCGTGAAGAACGCCATGCGCCGCTCCGCGTTCACCACGATGGAGAAGTGCTGGTACTTGAGCTCGAAGGGGTCCTCGCCGGGTTCCGCCCGCAGCTTACGGGCGGCCTGCTGGCGCTGCTCGGGGCTCAGCCGTGGCATCTCGATGTGGAAGCCCTTCAGGAAGTCCGGATCATAGCCGCGGCGGTTCGCGTAGTTCCTGTCGATGCGGATGAGGGCCTCGCCGACGCCACCCACCTCGGCGCGCAACTCCGGCTCGGGCGATGGAGGGCGTGACGCAATCCCCATCGGCGCTCCGCTCCCCAGCCGGACGGAGAGCTCGAGCGGAATCGTCCAGGTGACGGCGCCGTCCGCCTGGATGCTCGGACCAGCGGGCGGCGACACGGAGGGAGACGGCGGCGCGGCGAAGGATGACGGATTGAGAGCGGGGGCCACGAGAGACGCCGCCGACGGGGCGCCCGCGGCTTCGTCCATGGCCCGGACCGGCGGCTCCGCCCCTCCTGGAGCCGGGACCACGCGTCGCGCCGTCTCGGTGGGGGCGACGACTCCGCGCCGCGCCGGGTTGCGCAGCGCGGGCTCGAGCAGCACGCGCTCTTCGGGGCTCCTGTCCTTCATCATGTCCTCCAGTGTTCGAACGATGGCGCTGGTGCGGATGCCCTCGTTCAGATCCTTGCTGATCGGCTTGCCCGTGGGGAGGGCGGATTCCAGGAAGGGCTCGCCCCAGTGGTGCAGCGCCACGAACTCCCACTGGTCGTTGAAGACGGGCGAGCCCGAGGAGCCCGGCATCGTATCGGCCATGTAATGCATGACGGTGTCGAGCCGGGTGACGAGACGGTTCTCTCGGATGATGACCTGTTTGTAGTCGCCGTCGGGGTGCTGCACGATGTTGACGAACTCGCCGAGCACGTGCCGGTCACCCGTGGCGAACAGCGGGCAGTAGCCGAACTCGGAGACATCGCGCGTCCCGAGCACCCGCCGACCGAGCGCCACGATGGTGAAGTCGAGGTCGTCCTCGGAGCTCGTGAGGAAGAACGTGTCCGGGTCGAAGGTGAAACGCGTCAGGGGCCGGGGCTGTTCGTTTTCATCCAGCTCGTAGTCGAACTCGACGAGCAGCTCCCGGGCGGCCTGGGCGTCCTCGATGACGTGGTGGTTGGTGAGGAGCAGCCGGTTGGAGATGAGGACGCCCGAGCCCAGTGGCGCCAGGGTGTCCTGGACGACGCGGCCGACGGTGTTCGCGCTCCAGCGCGCCTGGTCTATCCACGAGACCCCCACGAAGTCGGTGGTCTTCCCCTGGATGCGCTCGGCGCCGGCGCGAGCCTCGCCCGTGAGCCCGAACACCCGGGGGCTCTCGCCCGCGACGATGCGCTTGGAAGCCTCGGGGTTCATGCCGGTGACAGCCTGGATGCGTTTGAGCTTGCGGACCTCGTTGGGCTCGGCGTCCAGGGGATTGCTCGACTGAAGGGCCATCAGCACACGCCGCCGTTGCTGCTCGGCCTCTTGAATGCGCCGACGTGCCGCCTGCGTGATGCGCTCTGGAACCTTCATGGACAGGAGCCCCCCGGATCTCCAATGGGTGAAAGGGTATGGATGGGGTCCACCGAAATCCCGTCCGTGATGGGAGTGGAGCCCGGATTGTGTTGACCCCACGGAGAACGAGGGGCACGGCACGTGCTGTAATGAATGGGCATTCGTCCTGTCGGACGAGAAAAAGGAGCGCACGCCCCACCGCCAGACTTCCCGATGGCATAGGGAGGGAACCAGCAGGCGGACCTGGAAACACCCAGAGGTGATTCCCAGGTTGGGCCCAGGAGGGCAGCTCCATGCTCAAGGAGACACAACCCAAGCAAGCGTTGTAGGACGAAGGAGGGGGAGAAACGGGGACCACCAAGGCCGTCCGACGCGGCAAGACAGCCCGGCGGGAGGCGGCTGCTGGCTACCGCCGGACGGAGGCTCGCCCTCTCACTCCCTCGGAGCGAGGCGAGCTGGCGGGGATGTTCGAGGCGCTGACGCCGGCACCCAGGCTACCGCTGAAAGGCTTCAAGCTGCCCGCGGAGACCCAGAAGAAGGGCTCCCGGGGAACGGGGGTGAAGCAGCTCCAGCTCGCGCTGGTGAAGCTGGGTCACATGACGCAGGCACAGATGAACACGGGCCCTGGAATCTTCGGGAACAAGACGGAGGCGGCGCTCGAGAAGTTCCAGCAGGCACATCACGTGACTCCCAGTGGTGTCTACAACGCGCAGACGCGCACGGCGTTCCAGCGGCTGGGAGCGAGCGTGGGCAAGCCTCCCACTCACAAGAATCCCTTCCTCGCGCAGTTCAAGCGGGCGCTGACCGAGCTGAAACTTCCGCTGGCCTGGGCCAGCAGTGAGGCGCTCTTCCAGCTCATCCAGCACGAGTCGAGCTGGAATCCTCGCGAGAAGAACCCCCGGAGCACCGCCTTCGGGCTCTTCCAATTCCTGAAGAGCACCTGGAGGACGTACCTGAAGGAGGTCCCCTATGGGAGCACGGACCCGTACTTCCAGGCGCTCGGAGGCTTCCGCTACATCAAGGCCTGCTATGGGACGCCCGAGCGGGCATGGGCCTTCTGGCAGCGGAAACACTGGTATTGAGGCTCACCCACCCGACAGGGCGATCCGCTCGGGGCCGGGTGCTCGGAAGCGGGGCTCCCACCGCGGGCCCCCCGGGCACCGGTGAGGGTGTTTACAGCCGGGCCCGCCTGAAGTAGGGGGCGGACATGCCCATCCTCGCCCTCGTCCGACACGGACAGTCCCTGTGGAACCATGAGAACCGCTTCACCGGCTTCGTGGACGTGCCCCTGACCGAAAAGGGCCGCGCCGAGGCCCGGCAGGCCGCCCAGTCCCTCCAGGGCCTGGGTATCAAGTTCGACGTCGCCTACACCTCCGCCCTCACCCGCGCCCAGGAG
It includes:
- a CDS encoding PA14 domain-containing protein: MHIDKNTRPSRHGPGARRDLQGALLLALFTLACDGEPAAGTIEAADGASALATTVTVSFQEQVSPSAAYTGVSDTSLLESSPSTNTGADPILRMDRDHPSGTGKVANTLLRFDVSAIPSNATVQSARLTFNVKNATTGEGYFVHAASRAWNESQATWTNATSTITWSAGGASGASDRGTTSFATLLPSATGSYGVDFNAAGVSAIQDWVRNAGTNAGFVLDAPTNMDGLELDSSEATTAANRPKLTVTYTVTSPGNGTGLLGQYFVGLNFESLIRQRTDATVDFDWNTAAPDPALPVDGFSVRWTGQVVPLHSQTYTFHTQSDDGVRLWVNGQQLINNWSDHSSVENSGSIALTADQKYDIKLEYYDKTGSAVARLSWSSASQPKQVIPATQLFPAPTQQPREPGLSGLDNSGKTIPDTDYAIPAGAIFMATNGSDGNPGTQAAPVATLNRAIALVPSGGTIVVRGGTYRDWYNNGAGNYKVATKPITFQAYPHETVWFDGTDVKPASSWTSDGAGHWYIDWSTPSFCNGGYYNYKYDAQPTTNTGPCAHFDMYGDPANPAAGDPQMVFIDGAYVHEVKTLAEATPGNFFYDWTNRRLYIATNPSGHTVEVAARPVALVLGGTGYALKGLGFRRYATNEYSNTTNSAVYIGATQSLVENCVFTQMAAGSLSIKSQGGVVRRSVFAHNGFTAIGSNGQTNSATVGYDGLLLEEILVNANNTERFGTNCSRSCAQAGVKIAHMNGFTVRHSVFENNVGGAGFWCDEDCRGGVMVYNIARNNKTGLFYEVSDTGIIASNLIYDNASYGIQSCSSNTKIYNNTLVNNAAINIWIYDDARNESDKRGSDIGPDTANVDVANNILSGGNITTLKASRSDSNYTNTGPNTFFSGLDYNSYYRSGGGGKSLVNWVDTGGVNYTSLAALQAGHGWESHGHDIASGGDPFFVNQELHDYAVRGTSPAYQSGKPLPADVAQALGVAAGTVTSRGALSWPGK
- a CDS encoding glycoside hydrolase family 16 protein, whose protein sequence is MHHSRLLRGGWGSSPWMAAALCLVTSGGCGGSPRPETEAHPGGVSLLMADGEPPVLGSADAPPGYSLVWGDEFENSTVDSSKWNTFENSNYGSSNKEDQCYFARNVSVGGGTLKITARRETVTCGATNPDTGTRTYYFTSGFLTTRNQGGPLKFKFRYGYTEARIKMPKGNPYWGAFWLVGPGDGSTPGTWPAYGEFDVTELLGARPDLTHGTFHYACTGRASCNTSSAAMYNVRTGDSYQGSSNFGPQLTPSNFVDGETSTRFVRYGFLWQPDRITWYVDGKPMRYLDADGNLYRYRPDGSKVFDRSLTSVFPNNPPTSPLSTVFAYEHSIHLNLAFGGGFPRYSTYGYTGIETATGYSDGNLAATLPAAMEVDYVRVFRLPGQ
- a CDS encoding MFS transporter, which produces MSRRLLWTLTAATALAVGNIYYAQPLLGEIAWSFQQSASSTGTIPMLSQLGYVAGMLFLTPLGDVLEKRGLLVVLLVCAGLALLAAGLAPTFPLFLAACLGIGLTAVLVQILIPFVAVLSTPAERGRNLGTVLSAALIGVLVSRTLSGFVGAHLGWRGVFFVASATMFVLAVLLRLGLPRYESPTRLSYPRLLHSVWSLFRDLAELRAIALTGALMYAALSAFWASLAFYLQSDAFRMGPETAGMFGLIGAAGALAANLTGRNVERLGARRLVRGSILLMLLAWMVFAGLGATWAGLITGVLLLDLGAQTATVSNQTDLYRIHPEAQTRLNTIYKVFYYAGGACGSWLGTAAWDHFAWPGVCAVGVMFLLLAFAWERLRPAARASGGRP
- a CDS encoding fibronectin type III domain-containing protein; amino-acid sequence: MFRNLVSVRKLIAGTLAFSLGCGVPPGPGMEEETGPATESTQGLGATERALASDRAYQWLKVQQDLTNGSALSGLVDSFDDWWNATERKQIVYTYDQAVAAIAFMAKGDRVRAEKVLDKLVAIQDPDGSWINSYWWNGYGEEIRKHVGPVAWVTMAFMTHEKLYGSTTYRTPARKALEWMLTFKKPNGAISGGRTTWDIQGVWTDEVWSSTEHNEDVYNLYRYYAGKFSDRTTAYNDAAQGVKQFLDNVMWNNTTQRFYGGWKNNTGLLDTNVPLDVNPWGVLALGLSGTRDYKASLASVDNARGVGTVADPRYVHSLPYENTTITAYDFDWQYDCARATDQNGNYNGDRCADIWFEGSAFMSVAHYMNGNTTKADSIIDEIIKKQGTSGSLLGGVPYSLKGTSNNYWRMAQENCVSSTGWLILAIHRFNPFTGSVVNGGGGNPTDTQAPSAPSSLKVSSTTSSSVALSWTASTDNVGVASYDIYRGSTLVGSSSATTFTVSGLSASTTYSFSIKARDAAGNTSAASNTVSATTSASGTGGDHTTADYTASVTRTSSTQARISFKPTISALYVDVHYTLNGGGQQNFRMALANGTWTQDVAGLSTGSRREYWFTYEKSGPQYDSPHYTYTH